In Trichoderma breve strain T069 chromosome 4, whole genome shotgun sequence, the following proteins share a genomic window:
- a CDS encoding RNA recognition motif domain-containing protein, with amino-acid sequence MQELNGNAGQGAPTGANGARFGHASKPSNSDTGFSHGAFTSNISGFADRHPRRANIPTLNTQNMNQNQPNGHDMTPGTAFDMQFTPLLPSQLLLGSPFQPGSPAAFGSPQFQGLSGFQQTQHQQANAQQHNGGISSPVQPSMSPQSYQALVSPSTYGAPQFFPPQSPTGFNMQSSMQPGSPVSMGAGVVTGTSRTVYLGNIPPDTSAEEILGHVRSGQIESVRLLPDKNCAFISFLDASSATHFHSDAILKKLCIKGQDIKVGWGKPSQVPTSVALAVQQSGASRNVYLGNLPEEVSDEELREDLGKFGAIDTIKIVREKSIAFIHYLSIANAIKAVTQLPQEAKWQAPRRVYYGKDRCAYVSKTQQQNAAQYLGIAPGYAHMLTGADRDLISNALAQQSVAAAAVATSAGGMNNLGNRTIYLGNIHPETTIEEICNVVRGGLLHHIRYIPDKHICFVTFIDPTAAASFYALSNLQGLMIHNRRLKIGWGKHSGALPPAIALAVSGGASRNVYIGNLDETWTEERLRQDFTEYGEIELVNALREKSCAFVNFTNIANAIKAIEAIRGKEEYKKFKVNFGKDRCGNPPRQVQQSSSPRGDGVSSPPPNGSQNSNSPSNGNTPQPAAAMFNANSNPLTMYLNHMQQQAQQQQQQQQQMSVQQNILFNTAQSNDLSMDVPQQGPIGGHGQSASISNGYSMNGSMSNAPTIGGLLAPGNGRGQHSRAVSLPVLAPGFENGGISPSESNGSTGERRGHHYQASFGGMGASGYGLAIQGGLNGWVEEEVAN; translated from the coding sequence ATGCAGGAGCTTAATGGAAATGCTGGCCAGGGAGCGCCAACCGGTGCCAATGGCGCGCGTTTCGGCCATGCCTCCAAGCCCTCCAACAGCGATACTGGCTTCTCGCATGGAGCCTTCACCTCCAACATCTCGGGCTTCGCTGACCGCCACCCTCGTCGCGCCAACATTCCCACGCTCAACACCCAGAACATGAACCAGAATCAGCCCAATGGCCATGACATGACCCCGGGAACGGCTTTTGACATGCAATTCACGCCTCTGCTCCCGTCGCAGCTGCTCCTGGGCAGCCCCTTTCAACCTGGAAGCCCGGCCGCCTTTGGCAGCCCTCAGTTCCAGGGACTGTCTGGCTTCCAGCAGACTCAGCATCAGCAGGCCAATGCTCAGCAGCACAACGGCGGCATCTCGAGCCCCGTGCAGCCCAGCATGTCTCCTCAGTCTTACCAGGCTCTGGTTTCCCCCTCAACCTATGGAGCGCCTCAGTTCTTCCCTCCCCAGTCGCCCACTGGTTTCAACATGCAGAGCTCTATGCAGCCTGGCTCTCCCGTTTCCATGGGCGCCGGCGTCGTGACGGGAACCAGCCGAACCGTCTACCTCGGCAATATCCCTCCCGACACCAGCGCTGAGGAGATCCTGGGTCACGTCCGAAGTGGTCAAATCGAGTCCGTCCGCCTGCTCCCCGATAAGAACtgcgccttcatctccttcctcGATGCCAGCTCCGCCACCCACTTCCACTCAGATGCCATTTTGAAGAAACTGTGCATCAAGGGCCAGGATATCAAGGTTGGCTGGGGCAAGCCGTCTCAGGTCCCAACATCTGTGGCGCTTGCCGTCCAGCAGTCTGGTGCCTCCCGAAATGTCTACTTGGGCAACCTTCCCGAGGAGGTTTCCGATGAGGAGTTGCGCGAGGATCTCGGCAAGTTTGGTGCCATTGACACCATCAAGATTGTCCGCGAGAAGAGCATTGCCTTCATCCACTACCTGTCCATTGCGAACGCGATCAAGGCCGTCACCCAGTTGCCTCAGGAGGCCAAGTGGCAAGCCCCTCGCCGCGTGTACTACGGCAAGGACAGATGCGCCTACGTCTCCAagacgcagcagcaaaacGCAGCTCAGTACCTGGGCATCGCCCCTGGATACGCACACATGCTTACTGGCGCCGATCGAGacctcatctccaacgcTCTCGCACAGCAGTCGgtggctgccgctgccgttgCCACGAGCGCGGGCGGCATGAACAACCTGGGCAACCGAACTATCTACCTGGGTAACATCCACCCGGAGACTACGATTGAGGAGATTTGCAACGTGGTTCGAGGTGGTCTCCTGCACCACATCCGCTACATTCCCGACAAGCACATCTGCTTTGTGACCTTTATCGACCCCACAGCTGCTGCGTCATTCTATGCCCTCAGCAACTTGCAGGGTTTGATGATTCACAACCGCAGACTCAAGATTGGCTGGGGCAAGCACTCTGGTGCCCTCCCGCCCGCCATTGCTCTCGCTGTGAGTGGTGGTGCTTCGCGCAACGTCTACATTGGCAACCTGGACGAGACCTGGACAGAGGAACGATTGCGCCAGGACTTCACTGAGTATGGTGAGATTGAGCTGGTCAACGCCCTTCGCGAGAAGAGCTGCGCCTTTGTCAACTTTACCAACAttgccaacgccatcaaggccatcgaggcCATCCGCGGCAAGGAGGAGTACAAGAAGTTCAAAGTCAACTTTGGAAAGGATCGATGCGGCAACCCCCCTCGCCAGGTCCAGCAGAGCTCATCTCCCCGCGGCGATGGTGTCTCATCGCCACCTCCCAATGGCTCACAGAACAGCAACTCGCCTTCAAACGGGAACACGCCACAGCCGGCGGCAGCCATGTTCAACGCTAACAGCAACCCGCTGACAATGTACCTGAACCACATGCAGCAAcaagctcagcagcaacagcaacagcagcagcagatgtcTGTGCAGCAGAACATTCTGTTTAACACTGCCCAGTCAAATGATCTGTCAATGGATGTTCCCCAGCAGGGCCCCATCGGTGGACACGGTCAGTCAGCTAGCATCTCCAACGGCTACTCCATGAACGGCTCCATGTCAAATGCCCCCACCATTGGCGGCCTGCTTGCCCCCGGCAACGGACGTGGCCAGCACAGTCGCGCTGTTAGTCTTCCAGTCTTGGCCCCCGGGTTCGAGAATGGAGGCATCAGCCCCTCAGAGAGCAACGGCAGCACGGGCGAGAGGCGTGGCCACCACTACCAAGCCAGCTTTGGTGGAATGGGAGCCTCTGGCTATGGCCTGGCTATCCAGGGAGGCCTAAATGGCTgggtggaagaggaagtgGCCAATTAA
- a CDS encoding macrophage migration inhibitory factor (MIF) domain-containing protein, producing MSSLETVPESDPRTQSQHAPSPMDAAKSMSSDKEPVRGEALIYAEIKTNVKIESEQHFLTAFSYHLAARYNRHPSSTVISLHHGQRLLFGGSMDPAYTLTITALASEVQPATNKRNAAVLQKHLEAVLRVPPARGMVRFIPVAEECLAWGSKTVAGRISEAVAGDGDGERERNKVQERRRLKTLSLKRTSPANVTSSNTQSQGLAQQAKNSIVDSNARVEPTDVVGGEESVKVVRKKKSIIHTLFRTSRVEDEDPSGS from the exons atgtcCAGCTTGGAGACCGTACCAGAAAGCGACCCCCGAACTCAGTCCCAACATGCTCCATCTCCGATGGATGCTGCAAAGTCCATGTCTAGCGATAAAGAGC CGGTAAGAGGAGAGGCTCTGATTTATGCCGAAATCAAGACGAATGTCAAG ATTGAAAGCGAGCAACACTTTCTCACCGCATTCTCCTACCATCTTGCTGCGAGATACAACCGTCATCCTTCCTCTACCGTCATCTCcctgcatcatggccagcGCCTCCTCTTTGGCGGCTCCATGGATCCTGCCTACACTCTCACCATCACTGCCCTCGCCTCCGAAGTCCAGCCCGCCACCAATAAGCGCAACGCTGCTGTCCTTCAGAAGCACTTGGAAGCTGTGCTCCGTGTTCCTCCTGCTAGAGGGATGGTGCGCTTCATCCCGGTGGCAGAAGAGTGTCTCGCGTGGGGGAGCAAGACTGTCGCGGGGAGGATTTCAGAAGCTGTGgctggggatggggatggcgagagagaaagaaacaaggtGCAGGAGAGGCGAAGACTTAAG ACGCTCTCACTGAAGAGAACCTCGCCGGCGAACGTTACCTCTTCAAATACGCAGTCTCAAGGTCTTGCACAGCAAGCAAAAAATTCCATTGTCGACTCAAATGCCCGGGTAGAGCCTACTGATgtggttggaggagaggaaagtGTTAAGGTAGttaggaagaagaagagcatcatTCATACGCTGTTTAGGACGTCGAgggttgaggatgaggatcCCTCTGGATCTTGA
- a CDS encoding histidine phosphatase superfamily (branch 2) domain-containing protein, whose translation MTTLQPRPPYSDAELAQLYPRQLHLQQVQILLRHGERTPINARFGNAGLPAFWPYCSAVRRLRAAVLGPSGPGAESVSAADGTFSEIQWRRRLETFDNNDAAIPASGPKGELDSLCDLGMLTDRGRETTYALGTRLRKLYVDHLGFLPASIKDADFLYLRTTPIPRALESMQQAFFGLYPPHTRAPDFPPLTIVSRNPADETLFPNDSNCRRFAFLSRAFAQRAADRWNDTEEMAYVNKKLAKWMPADSPRIAVDSRPRLIGIMDTVSSTMAHGPATRLPKEFYDPKARSIMETIAVEEWFAGYKESQEYRALGIGSLMGDVVARMVSTAERNVPPPDAEFVQTPGQHGAASSTIDGLRSKNKKNNGDDDDGFRFGLSGCHDTTLAGILASLGAFGNDAWPPFTSHIAIELFRSNFDNDTSSSSNKPSTSLLSSLWPSSSKPTPIGRKPTESLTPREKESLQGYFVRLRYNDAPVVIPGCKTPGNHLDGDESFCTLAAFKAIVDKFTPRDWKSQCHTNVKAPAFPEKEEPAGY comes from the coding sequence ATGACGACGCTCCAGCCGCGCCCGCCCTACTCAGACGCCGAGCTTGCCCAGCTCTACCCGCGCCAGCTTCACCTCCAACAAGTCCAgatcctcctccgccacgGCGAACGAACCCCCATCAACGCCCGCTTCGGCAACGCCGGCCTGCCCGCCTTCTGGCCCTACTGCAGCGCCGTGCGCCGCCTCCGCGCCGCCGTCCTAGGCCCCTCCGGCCCCGGCGCCGAGTCCGTGTCCGCTGCGGACGGCACCTTCTCCGAGATCCAGtggcgccgccgcctcgagACTTTCGATAACAACGATGCCGCTATCCCGGCTTCAGGTCCAAAGGGCGAGCTTGATTCTCTATGTGATCTGGGCATGCTGACGGACCGCGGGCGGGAGACGACGTACGCCCTCGGCACGAGACTGAGGAAGCTCTACGTCGACCACCTGGGTTTCTTGCCCGCCAGCATCAAGGACGCCGACTTCCTCTACCTCCGCACGACCCCGATCCCGCGCGCCCTTGAGTCCATGCAGCAGGCCTTCTTCGGGCTCTACCCGCCTCACACCCGCGCGCCCGACTTCCCGCCCCTGACCATCGTCTCGCGCAACCCGGCCGACGAGACCCTCTTCCCCAACGACAGCAACTGCCGCCGCTTCGCCTTCCTGTCACGAGCCTTTGCCCAGCGCGCCGCCGACCGCTGGAATGACACCGAGGAGATGGCCTACGtcaacaagaagctggcgAAATGGATGCCCGCCGACAGCCCGCGCATCGCCGTCGACTCCCGCCCACGCCTCATCGGCATCATGGACACCGTCAGTTCGACCATGGCCCACGGCCCAGCCACACGCCTCCCCAAGGAGTTCTACGACCCCAAAGCCCGGAGCATCATGGAGACGATTGCCGTCGAGGAGTGGTTCGCGGGTTACAAGGAGAGCCAGGAGTACCGCGCCCTGGGCATCGGCTCCCTCATGGGGGACGTCGTCGCCCGCATGGTTTCCACCGCCGAGCGCAACGTGCCGCCCCCCGACGCTGAGTTTGTTCAAACACCCGGCCAGCACGGAGCTGCCTCTTCTACTATCGACGGCCTGAGGAgcaagaataagaagaacaacggggatgatgatgatggcttccgCTTCGGCCTCAGCGGCTGCCACGACACCACCCTCGCCGGCATCCTCGCCAGCCTAGGCGCCTTCGGCAACGACGCCTGGCCCCCCTTCACAAGCCACATCGCCATCGAGCTTTTCCGCTCCAACTTCGACAACgacacctcctcctcctccaacaaaCCATCTAcatccctcctctcctccctctggccctcctcctccaaacCAACCCCCATAGGCCGCAAGCCCACTGAATCCCTCACTCCGCGCGAAAAGGAGTCTCTGCAGGGCTACTTCGTGCGCCTGCGCTACAACGACGCTCCCGTCGTGATCCCCGGCTGCAAGACCCCCGGCAACCACCTCGACGGCGATGAGTCCTTTTGCACGCTCGCCGCGTtcaaggccatcgtcgaCAAGTTTACGCCGAGGGACTGGAAGAGCCAGTGTCATACGAATGTTAAGGCGCCTGCGTTTcccgagaaggaggagccTGCTGGGTACTGA
- a CDS encoding arginase family domain-containing protein yields the protein MKTAVFLSWLFWGSLSAGCSHEKHDEREWTKEELAELEAKWGTDWSFTGFGSFAHLDYVKCLTNPAEKFDIAIVGAPFDTALSYRPGARFGPRAIRQASSRQTAFRGFNPRANINPYQNWAKIVDCGDIPITPFDNNIAREQMTQAFKELGGRGTVSALSSRPKIITLGGDHSLALPALRALKGIYGRPVRVLHFDAHLDTWDPAAYPSYWGATHFNHGSMFWMANQEGLLSNATNEQSVHAGLRSRLSGVTNFDNEDDTAQNWIRFSADDIDEVGTKGIVDGIMKTLGTEDPVYLSLDIDVLDPAFAPGTGTPEPGGWTTRELIRILRGIEGLNIVGADVVEVAPAYQGQGEETALAAAQAVYEMLSSIVKRGMGEMGRVKDVGGKDEL from the exons ATGAAGACGGCTGTGTTTCTCAGCTGGCTCTTCTGGGGAAGTTTATCCGCGGGGTGCAGCCATGAGAAGCATGACGAGAGGGAATggaccaaggaggagctggccgagctggaggcgaAATGGGGAACCGAT TGGTCATTTACTGGGTTTGGTTCGTTTGCGCACCTGGACTATGTCAAGTGTCTAACGAATCCCGCTGAGAAATTCGATATTGCCATTGTCGGAGCGCCATTCGACACAGCCTTGAGCTACCGTCCAG GCGCGCGTTTCGGCCCCAGAGCCATCCGCCAGGCTTCATCCCGACAAACTGCCTTTCGAGGCTTCAACCCTCgcgccaacatcaacccGTACCAGAACTGGGCTAAGATTGTGGATTGCGGCGATATCCCCATTACGCCGTTTGACAATAACATTGCGAGGGAGCAGATGACGCAGGCGTTTAAGGAGCTAGGTGGGAGGGGGACTGTGTCGGCGCTGAGTTCGAGGCCGAAGATTATTACGTTGGGAGGGGATCATAGTCTTGCGCTGCCTGCTTTAAGGGCGTTGAAGGGGATTTATGGGCGGCCTGTGAGGGTGCTTCACTTTGATG CACATCTTGATACTTGGGATCCGGCTGCGTATCCGTCGTATTGGGGGGCGACTCACTTTAACCACGGGTCTATGTTCTGGATGGCCAACCAGGAAGGCCTCTTGTCTAATGCTACGAACGAGCAGTCTGTGCATGCTGGTTTACGTTCAAGGCTTAGTGGCGTCACGAACTTCGACAACGAGGACGACACGGCGCAGAATTGGATCCGGTTCTCTGCGGATGATATCGACGAAGTGGGCACCAAGGGCATCGTCGACGGTATCATGAAGACGCTGGGCACGGAGGATCCGGTGTATCTATCTCTCGATATTGACGTCTTGGACCCGGCTTTTGCTCCGGGGACGGGGACGCCGGAGCCGGGCGGATGGACGACGAGGGAGCTGATTCGGATCCTGAGGGGCATCGAGGGGCTGAATATCGTGGGGGCGGATGTGGTGGAGGTTGCGCCGGCGTATCAGGGGCAGGGCGAGGAGAcggctttggcggcggcgcaggcGGTATATGAGATGTTGAGCTCGATTGTGAAGAGGGGGATGGGGGAGATGGGAAGGGTGAAGGATGTTGGGGGGAAGGATGAGCTTTGA
- a CDS encoding ras family domain-containing protein has product MVVATIKCVVVGDGAVGKTCLLISYTTNKFPSEYVPTVFDNYAVTVMIGDEPYTLGLFDTAGQEDYDRLRPLSYPQTDVFLVCFSVTSPASFENVREKWFPEVHHHCPGVPCLIVGTQVDLRDDPSVREKLAKQKMSPVRKEDGERMAKDLGAVKYVECSALTQFKLKDVFDEAIVAALEPPAPKKKSHKCLVL; this is encoded by the exons ATGGTGGTCGCAACCATCAA GTGCGTTGTCGTCGGCGACGGTGCCGTTGGCAAGACATGTCTTCTCATCAGCTACACCACAAACAAATTCCCTTCGGAATATGTGCCGACCGTTTTCGACAACTATGCCGTCACCGTAAT GATCGGTGATGAGCCGTATACCCTGGGACTCTTCGATACGGCAGGACAGGAAGATTATGACCGACTGCGTCCCCTTTCATATCCCCAAACCGACGTGTTCCTCGTCTGCTTCAGCGTCACCTCGCCTGCCTCGTTCGAAAACGTTCGCGAAAAGTGGTTCCCCGAAGTCCACCACCACTGCCCCGGTGTCCCCTGCCTCATCGTCGGCACCCAGGTTGACTTGCGAGACGACCCCAGCGTCCGAGAAAAGCTTGCCAAGCAGAAGATGTCCCCTGTCCGCaaggaggatggcgagcGTATGGCGAAGGACTTGGGCGCGGTCAAATACGTCGAGTGCAGTGCGTTGACGCagttcaagctcaaggatgTGTTTGATGAG GCCATTGTCGCTGCTTTGGAACCGCCCGCgcccaagaagaaatccCACAAGTGTCTCGTTCTATAA
- a CDS encoding ATPase family associated with various cellular activities (AAA) domain-containing protein: MAVACPICNKPVKSTDINDHLDSGCTSFIFDSSSTPPLATAATPQNGASTAPPQSQPPKRTASSFFSTPTPKRQITDLKSQAPLSGMVFPPLAGKKRQMEDVAAVNGHHGADEDGRVMKKTKTSRAAPLAERMRPKTLDEVCGQDLVGPEGVLRSLIESNRVPSMILWGASGTGKTTIARCIAHMVGSRFIELNATSSGVQECKKLFLEAANELQLTGRKTIIFCDEIHRFNKAQQDIFLRPVEAGTITLIGATTENPSFKVANALLSRCRTFTLQSLSTEDVVAILRRARQAEESVYPPSPLIDDEMMGYLARFSDGDARTALNLLELALSLTLRDGMTKEVMKQSLTKTLVYDRAGDQHYDTISAFHKSVRGNDPDAALYYLARMLQSGEDPLFIARRMVVIASEDVGLADNTLLTLATSTYTATQQIGLPEARIPLAHCAVALCLAPKSTRAYRGLNNAFAALREPGVASLPVPLHLRNAPTRLMRDLGCGAEYKYPPNYKDGKVKQKYLPEELTGRRFLEGRDLGTEVDPDYEEAEESMIL; this comes from the exons ATGGCAGTCGCCTGCCCCATATGCAACAAGCCCGTCAAATCAACAGACATCAACGACCATCTCGATTCCGGCTGcaccagcttcatcttcgacagCTCCTCGACTCCTCCTCTAGCAACCGCAGCAACCCCTCAGAATGGCGCATCGACCGCCCCTCCACAATCACAGCCCCCGAAGCGCACTGCTTCGAGTTTCTTCTCAACCCCCACACCGAAACGGCAGATAACCGATCTCAAATCCCAGGCGCCACTGTCCGGTATGGTGTTTCCGCCGCTGGCCGGCAAGAAGAG GCagatggaagatgtggcGGCGGTCAACGGCCACCATGGCGCAGACGAAGACGGACGGGTaatgaaaaagacaaagacgtcTCGCGCGGCTCCGCTGGCCGAGAGAATGCGGCCCAAGACGCTGGACGAAGTGTGCGGCCAGGATCTGGTCGGGCCTGAGGGCGTCCTACGATCCCTCATCGAGTCGAACCGCGTGCCGTCCATGATCCTCTGGGGAGCGTCTGGCACGGGCAAAACCACCATCGCTAGGTGTATCGCCCACATGGTCGGCAGCCGCTTCATCGAGCTCAATGCCACCAGCTCAGGCGTGCAGGAGTGCAAAAAGCTCTTCCTGGAAGCCGCCAACGAACTGCAGCTGACGGGTCGCAAGACAATCATCTTCTGCGACGAAATCCACCGCTTCAACAAGGCCCAGCAGGACATTTTCCTGCGCCCCGTCGAAGCTGGCACCATCACCCTGATTGGCGCCACTACCGAGAACCCGTCGTTTAAAGTCGCCAATGCGCTGCTGTCGCGATGCCGCACATTTACGCTGCAGTCACTCAGCACTGAGGACGTCGTGGCCATCCTGAGGAGGGCTCGTCAGGCTGAGGAGTCTGTCTACCCCCCTTCGCCTCTTATTgacgatgagatgatggGCTACCTGGCACGCTTTAGTGACGGAGACGCCCGCACAGCACTCAATCTTCTCGAATTGGCTCTATCTCTCACCCTCCGTGATGGCATGACCAAGGAGGTTATGAAGCAGTCCCTCACCAAGACTCTCGTCTACGACCGCGCTGGCGACCAGCATTACGATACCATATCCGCCTTCCACAAGTCAGTTCGAGGGAACGACCCAGATGCTGCGTTGTACTACCTCGCCCGCATGCTCCAATCTGGCGAGGACCCTCTCTTCATCGCTCGCCGCATGGTTGTCATCGCCTCTGAGGATGTCGGCCTGGCAGACAACACCCTGCTGACCCTCGCCACGTCCACATACACGGCAACGCAGCAGATTGGATTACCCGAGGCCCGCATCCCCCTCGCGCACTGCGCTGTTGCTCTCTGCCTCGCACCCAAGAGCACACGCGCATACCGCGGGCTTAACAATGCCTTTGCGGCCCTTCGCGAGCCCGGCGTGGCCAGCTTACCTGTGCCGCTGCACCTAAGAAATGCTCCAACGAGGTTGATGCGAGATCTGGGCTGTGGAGCAGAGTACAAGTATCCGCCTAATTACAAGGACGGCAAAGTCAAGCAAAAGTATCTTCCGGAAGAGCTCACTGGCCGCAGGTTTCTGGAGGGGAGAGATTTGGGGACAGAAGTCGATCCTGATtatgaagaggcagaggaaagCATGATTCTATGA